The sequence GTGGCGATATCCTCGTCGTAGGAGTGCGTCGTGCAGATGGACGGAAAATGGGAGCGGGCCGTTTCCAGGTTGTGGTGGTAGCGGGTCAGCCCGGCCTGCACCAGACGGCGTGCATAGTCATTGTTCAAAAGTCCTAGGGAGGCGCTCAGTTCAAGCGTCGTGCGGGACCTCAGCGTTTCGATGCAGGCGCAGATGCGCGTGATTTCATCGCTGGAGAGCATCAGTCCGCTGGTGACCAGCGAATAGCAACTGGCTCCGGCCTTGTGCATGGCCAGCCCGTTTTCGATCAGTTCGTCCAGCGGGAGCAGCGGATGGTTCGGGCTGCCTGTAGTGTAATGTCCGCTTTGGGCGCAGAACCTGCAATCCTGGGAGCAGGTCCCGGATTTGGCATTGGTGATGGAACAGGTGAAGGGGCGGTGTCCCATGGCCCTGGTGACGGAGTTCGCCGCGAATAGCAGTTCGGTGGTGTGATCGCTTTCAAGCCCGGCCAAAAGGCGGCCCTGCTCTTCGGTCAATGGCGTGCCGTCGAGGATCTGGCTGGTAAGGCGTGTAATCAGTGGATGCAGCATGGTTTTCCTGTGAGAGGGGCATTAATCGTGGCCGATAAGCGTTGTCAAATTGCACTGTGTTTTTTCAGCGTCAATTTGAAGAGCCTTTTGACCTCGCAACCCGATTAGGCTACCGAGCAGCTGTCATGAATGCAAAGAAAAATTCCGATCCCACGCCCATGGACCACGCTTCCGTGCAGTGGTTGGCAACCTCCCTGGACAGCCAGCATCCGGCCGATACAGCCGATGAGCTGGAAAATCTGTCTCTGACGGAACAGCTCGAATATATTAAGGAAATGGACGTGGAGGACGCTTCGGAGTCCATCACCGAAATGGAGCGTCACGACCGCAACGCGCTCATGACCCAGCTTGCACCGGATTTTGCCGCAGCCATCCTGGAGGCCATGTCGCCGGATGACGCGGCCGATATTCTCGAAGATCTCGACACCGACATCCGCGCCCGCATTTTCAAGAAACTGGAGCGCGAAGACGCCAAGGAAATCTCGGACCTGCTGCAGTTCGATCCGGATTCCGCCGGCGGCGTCATGAATACGGAGATTCTGGCCCTGGATCATTCCATGAACGCGCAGCAGGCCATCAATCTGATACGCGACCGGGTCGAAGAAACCGAGATTCCCTACTATGCGTATGTCGTTGACGAGTTCCGGCATCTTCGGGGCGTCTTGTCCCTGCGGGATCTCCTTGTGAGCCCTGGCCGGACCCTGCTCAAAGAGCTTCTGCACGAGCAGAACCTGATTTACGTGTCTTTTGACGTGGACAAGGAAGAGGTTGCCCGGCTCATCAGCCGCTACAATTTTCTGGCCCTTCCCGTTGTCGACCACGAACAGCGCCTGCTGGGCATGGTCACCGTCGACGACGTCATCGACATCATCCAGGAGGAAGCCAGCGAGGACATGCAGTCCATGGTCGGTGCGGGCCGGGACGAAACCGTGGATTCCCCGTGGACGTATTCCCTGCGCGTGCGACTGCCCTGGCTGATCCTGAACGTGCTCAATTCCGCCGTGTCCGCCTTTGTGGTCCATATGTTCGAGGGGACCATCGCGCAGATGGCCATTCTGGCCGCGCTCATGCCCATCGTCGCCAATCAGGCCGGAAATACGGGACAGCAGGCCCTTGCGGTCATGATCAGACAGCTGGCCATGGAACGGTTCAACCGCAAGAAAAGTTGGGTGGCGGTGTTGCGTGAAGCCAAGATCGGAACGGCCAACGGGCTCATCGTCGGTACGCTGGTTTTTCTCGGCCTCTTCACCTGGACGCACAACCTCGGCTTGGCCGTGGTCATGGCCGTGGCCCTGGGCCTCGACATGCTTATCGGCGCTGTGGCCGGAGCGTCCATTCCCCTCGTACTCAAGGAAATCGGTCGCGATCCGGCCCAGGCCTCAAGCATCTTTCTGACGACGTTGACGGACAGTCTTGGCTTTTTCACCTTTCTGGGGCTGGCCGCCGTTTTTCTTTTCTAGAAGGGCGCGGCCTTAGTCTTCCTGCTCCACTGCATCCAAGAGATCAATGGTCAGCCGCAGGAAATCGGCTTCGGTGATGATCCCGCACAGCTTGTCCTCGCAAATCACGGGCAGGCATCCGTACTTCTCTTCCAGCAACAATCTGGCGGCCTCTTTCAAAGACAGGTCCGCGGCGACGGTGACCACATCGAGCTGCATGATCTCGCGAATGGGAATTCCGGACTCGATTTCATCCTGGGTCTGGCGATCGATGCCGGCCAGCTCGGAGATGGTGGCGGCCAGGATGTCGCGGTGCGTAAGCAGGCCCGTGAATTTGCCCTGGCTGTCGACGATGGGGATGTGGCGGATGCGGGCCAGGTCCATCAGATCCTTGGCCGCGCTCAGACTTTCGTTGTGATTCAGGGTGAAAACGTCCTTGGTCATGATATCTTTAACCTGGAACATGGCATTCTCCTTTTTGGGGTATTCTTTCCGATTCCAGCATCGTGGGCAAGAAAAAGGTTGGCGCAGGCATCGCACGCGGGTCCTTGGCGAGGTCCGAGTTGACTTGGGTGGTGAAATCTGGTTTGCAACCTTCTTTATGGTAATGATTTCCAATGAATCGCGCAGGCCGGGAGAGCTTCACGTTGAAGGGATTTCTTCGCAATCGGGAAAGGATGGTGCGGGAGCAGATCGAAGCCAGGGGGATCACCGACGAACGCGTGCTCTCCGTGATGCGTCAGGTTCCCAGGCATCTCTTTGTCGATGAAGCCCTGCAGATGCAAGCCTATGGAGATCATCCCGTGCCCATCGGTCTTGGGCAGACACTTTCTCAACCATACATAGTCGCCCTGATGACGTCGCTCCTTGTTGTGCGTCCACGCATGCGCATCCTTGAAATAGGCACCGGCTCCGGGTATCAGGCCGCCATACTTGCGGCCATGGGAGCGGAGGTCTTCACCGTGGAGCGGATCAAGCAACTGTACATGACTTCCCGCAGCCGTCTCTTGCAGATGAAATACTTCAACGTGCGGGTCAAACTCGACGACGGAACCCTGGGCTGGCCCGAGCTTGGCCCTTTTGATCGCATCATCGTCACCGCCGGAGGCCCCGAGGTGCCTGCGCCTCTGCTGGAACAACTGACGGATCCGGGCATCATGCTCATCCCCGTGGGTGGAACCAGAAGGGACCAGCGGCTCTTTAGAATTTTCAAGAAGGAAGGGCGGATCCATCAGGAAGACCACGGCTCCGTCGCCTTCGTCGACCTGGTTGGCTCGCACGGCTGGTGAGTCCCGGCGCTACGGAGAATCGAAAGGTTCTGCGCATGCTGCCTGCCGATAAATACATATCTGCCCCAAGCGGTCGATCAGACCGGCGGTGGATGCACATATCTCTGGAGGAAAAATGTCCGAAACCAATTCGTCCTGTTCCAGCTGCTCCGGCAAAAAGACCCTAGGCTCGATCCAGGACAGCCCGGAATCAAAGATCGAACGCCAGGACAAGGTCATCGCCAGCACCCTGTCCAAGATCAAATACAAACTTTTCGTCATGAGCGGCAAAGGCGGGGTGGGCAAAAGCTCCGTATCCACCAATCTGGCTGCGGCCCTGGCCATCAAGGGGTACAAGGTCGGGCTGCTTGACGTCGATATCCACGGACCCAGCGTGCCGCATCTGCTTGGGTTGACCGGCCTCCTGGACATCGATCCGCAGAAGGGCATCCAGCCCAAGCGCTACAGCGAGAATCTGGCCGTCGTGTCCATGGAGTCCCTGCTCAAGGACCCGGACCAGGCCGTGCTTTGGAAAGGTCCCATGAAGACCTCGGCCATACGCCAGTTCGTGTCGGATGTGGACTGGGGCGAGCTGGATTTTCTGGTGATTGATTCCCCGCCCGGCACGGGAGACGAACCGATGGCCGTACTGAAGACAGTCCCCGACGCCTTGTGCATCGTCATCACGACGCCTCAAGAAATTTCTTTGGCAGACGTGCGAAAATCGATTAACTTTCTGCAGTACGTGAAGGCGAACATTCTCGGTGTCGTTGAAAACATGAGCGGCCTCATCTGTCCGCATTGTTCGCAGAAGATCGATCTGTTCAAAAGAGGCGGGGGAGAGGAGCTTGCCAAGAAGTACTCGCTGCCGTTTCTTGGGTCCATTCCGCTTGATCCGGTTACCGTGGTCGCCGGGGATTTGGGCAAGCCTGTCGTCATGCTCGATGTCGAATGTCCGGCCAAGACGGCCTTGCTTGCAATGGCGGAGCGGGTCATCGTCGCTGCCGAAAACAGTCTGGAAGCCGTGTCGAGCAGTCATGTATAGGTAAGAAGGTGACGCGAATATGATACGTGTTTTTGTACTTTCTTTTCTTCTTGCCTTTCAGTTTTTGCTTTTGGCCGGGCAAAACGTTCAGGCTAAAGGCATTTACTATATGGTCAAGGAAGATGGAACTCTTTGCATAACGGACATTCCTAATTCAAGAAAGTACAAGCCATACAAGTTTGAAAAGACTATCAATTATATTCGGAATGCAATAGTCGCATTTAAGCGTGATCACAGAAGTGTAGAAGAAGTAAATGCCATAGTCTCTGGTTTGTGCTCTAAATATGCGGTTGATAAAAAACTTGTTATGGCGGTGATTGATGTTGAATCCGGATTCAATGCAGCCGCTGTTTCCACTGCAGGGGCTCAAGGCTTGATGCAGATCATGCCTGAAACCGGAAGAGACCTTGATTTAGAGGATCCTTTTGATCCGTCGGAAAATATCGATGCAGGAATCCGTTATTTGCGGTACCTGCTTGATACATTTCCAGATAGGCGTCTTGCTGTCGCGGCATATAACGCAGGGCCAAATGCCGTAAAGAAATATGGGGGGATTCCCCCCTACGCCGAAACTCAAAATTATGTCGAAAAAGTTTGGGCTCGACTTCAATATTATGAATAAAACAACATGATGAACGTACCAAACGCACTTACAGTGTTTCGAATATTGGCGGTGCCTTTCATTATCGCCTTATTGTATTTTCCCTCGCGGTCAACCTGTCTGCTCGCGACTGTCCTCTTTCTTGTCGCGATCCTTACAGATCTGGCAGACGGTTTTTGGGCCAGAAAATACAACCAAGTCACCAATTTCGGAAAATTTCTCGATCCGTTGGCGGACAAGATACTCATCGCATCGGTATTGATCATGCTTGTCGAGCTGAACTGGATTCCTGCATGGGTCGCAATTATCGTCATTATCCGGGAATTGCTTGTCACTGGACTGCGGGCCATAGCCGCGGATAAGGGCCAGGTTATCGCGGCAGACAAATATGGAAAGATGAAGACCATCATGCAGAGCGTCGCCCTGGTTCCGCTTATTTATCACTTCCCTTTGTTCGGTATTGATACTGCGAAATTGGGATTTGTATTGCTGCTTGTGGCGGTGGTGCTCACTTTGTATTCAGGGTGGAATTATCTCTACACCTTTTATCGGATTTGGGGAGACTGAAGTTTGCATTTTGTTTCTCTGAATTTTAGTGTACAGACAATGCCAACCTATTTGAACTGAAGGGTGTGACAAGAATCTGCTTGGTGATCAAAAATTTTCGATTTTGCGAAACGTTCCTGTGGAGGACGGCATAAATGGCTCAAATAGATGCCTTTTTTAAAATGATGCATGAGCTTGGGGCCTCGGATCTTCATCTGTCATCAGGTTCGCAGCCGATTATCCGTCTGCATGGTGAAATGCAGCGCATCAAATACAAATTTCTTGAGCATGAAGAACTCAAGAAAATGCTCTACGAAATAACTCCAGAAAATAAGATCAAGACATTCGAAGAAAGCGGTGATGTGGACTTCTCCTACGAAGTCACTCATTTGGCTCGGTACCGCGCCAATTTCTTTTTGCAGAAGCGTGGAATCGGGGCGGTTTTTCGAGAAATTCCGCAAAAAATCCTTACCATCGAGGAACTGGGCCTGCCGAGCATCCTGAAGAATCTGGCTTTATTGCCCAAGGGACTGGTATTGGTCACCGGCCCTACGGGTAGCGGTAAATCCACCACTCTGGCCGCCATTGTCGATTACGTGAACAAGATCCGCAAGGATCATATCCTGACCATCGAAGACCCCATCGAATTCGTACACGAACCGCAGAGCTGCCTGATCAACCAGCGTGAAGTCGGCCGGGACACCATGTCTTTCAGCGCCGCCTTGCGCGGGGCGCTACGCGAGGACCCGGACATCATTCTGGTCGGCGAAATGCGAGACCTCGAAACCATTCAGCTGGCTCTTGAGGCGGCCGAGACCGGCCATCTGGTTTTTGCGACCCTGCATACCATCTCCGCCTCGAAAACCATCGACCGCATCATCGAGGTCTTTCCCGGTGATTTACAGGGTCAGATTCGCTCCGGCCTTGCCGACTCCCTGCGGGCCATCATTGCGCAGAACCTTTTCAAGCGCATAGACAGACCCGGGCGCGTTGCCGGCATTGAAGTCCTCATCGCCACCCCTGCCGTGCGAAACCTGATCCGCGAAAACAAGATTTTTCAGATCAACTCCGTTATCGAGACCGGACGAAAGTTCGGCATGCAGAGCATCGACGACGCCATCATGAAGCTTCTCACCGCCGGTGTCATCGACGCTGAGCAAGCATACAACAAGGCTGCCACGAAGTCGAAATTCAGGGAATTTCTCACCACTCCGCCCCAAGATTTCACCGAGGTGTAATATGCAGAGAGCGCATCTTGATCATATTTTGCATCAGGTTCTCGATTTTGCACCTGATACCTCAGATATTCTTTTTACTGTGAACAAGCTTGTGCAGGCGGAAGTTCATGGCGAGCTCGTCAATGCGAAGATAGAACCAAATCCGGGGCCGCTACTGCCCATCCAGGTTGAAGCTGTGGCCATGTGCCTCATGGGCCGCAATATCCGCCTTTACGAGGACCAACTGCGCACAGGGTCTTGCGATCTTTCCTACGAGCTGCCGGGCCGTTGCCGTTTCAGGGTCAACATTCTGGGGCAGAAGGGCTCCTTGGCCATAGTCATGCGCAAATTGACCTCCGTCGTGCCCACGATCAACGATCTCTCCCTCCCGGAAGTTTTTTACGAGATGTCCAAGGAGAAGTACGGTCTCATTCTGGTCACTGGCGCCACAGGCACAGGTAAGACTACCTCCCTTGCCGCCCTCATCGACAATATAAACCAGATGCACCGCAAGCATATCGTCACTCTTGAGGATCCCATCGAATATGTCCACGAGCACAAACTCGGGACCGTGAACCAACGTGAACTCGGACTTGATTTCGACTCTTTCGCTTCAGGTCTTCGGGCCGCATTGCGCCAGGCGCCAAAGGTCATCCTGGTGGGTGAAATACGTGATCGCGAGACCATCACCATCGCTCTGGAAGCTGCGGAGACAGGTCATCTCGTACTCGGCACCCTGCACACCAGCGACACTGGTCAGACTATCAACCGTATTATCGGCATGTTTGAACTGGCTGAAGAGCGCTTGATACGTTCACGTCTGGCAGAAAGCCTCAAATATGTCGTTTCGCAACGTTTGATGCCTCGTTTGGGAGGAGGGCGCGTTCCGGCTTTTGAAGTTTTGAAGTCGAACCTGCGTGTCAAAGAAGTCATTTACAACGGTGAGAGTGAAGACAAGACCTTTTATAATATTGTTGAATCCGGTGATGCCTACGGCATGATCACTTTCGACAAATTCATAGCCAACCAATTTTACGAAAATATAATTTCCGAAGATATTGCCATGCTGCACGGGTCGGATAAATCTCGTTTGGCCCAGATGATCGACAAGATCAAAACCGCCCGTGGAGAGAAGGTTACGGATATTGAAGGCCTTGAGCTTGATCACGACTATGAGCGTAAGAGCTCCTTTTTTTGAGAGGTAAGAATGGATATCACCTGTTCTCATTGTAAATCCAGTTTTGTGATTCCGGACGACCGTATTCCTGAAACTAAAAAGTTCAAACTCAATTGCCCAAAATGCAGAGAGCCCATCGTTGTAGATCAGGAGAGCGCAGATGAGAAAATTGCCGCTCCAGAGCATTTTCCCCATGATGCGACGGTAGCGTTTTTGTTTGTCAAAAATAAGAAATTGGCAGAGAGGATTGGCCTTTTTTTGAAATCAAGAGGTATATTTGTTTCTGAGACCACACTTATTCACGAAGCGTTGGATAAAGTTCGAATTAACTACTATAATATACTTATTCTCGAAGAATCGGAGCAGGCGAAAGCCATTTTGGGTGTTGTTAGAAAATGGAACGGATTGCGCCGGCGGGATGTAAACATCATTCTGGTCGAAGCTGCTTGCAAGAGTCTGCATTCAAATGAAGCCTTTTTCAGAGGCGTCAATTCTGTTATCAGTGAAGCAGATAATGAAAGAATAGAAAACATCCTTGACTTGGCATTGGGTGAATTTAAAAGTTACAGTGAGCCATGGGCTGTCGCTGCAAAAAGATTGCACATGAAAGGGTAACTCATGATTCATGGTAAAAAGCAAATTTTTCTTTTTCTACTGTGCGTAGTAAACATTTTTCTTGTTTTCAAGATATTCGATGATGATAGCGGATTGCCTGTGTATAAAGATTTGAAAATCAAGATAGATGGCGTGCAAGAAAAGATAGATGATGTTGATCTTCGAAATAGGCAAATCAGTTCTGAAATACGTATTCTCAAAAAGAATGACCAATACGTTAATAGATTGATTAAACGAGAGCTATTTTACGTCGCTGACAACGAACTGATGTATATACTGAAATAATATGAACGATACACTACACCTTTTCGATGAACTTCTTGAGCATGATTCCGGCTCGAAGATATTTTTCCCATTGGCTCGATTGTATCGCAAGCAAGGTCATACACAAAGAGCGATCGAGATCGTACAGAAAGGAATAGAGCATCATCCCGATTATCTTGAGGCTCAGTTGTACCTGATCGAGCTTTTGAGCGAAGTCGGCGACACCTCGGCTGCGGAAAACAAGGCTTTTGGCGTGTTTTCCAAGCTGCTCTCCTACGAGAAGTTCTGGGTCAGCCTGCGCGCTCATTATGCAAAATCCCAGCGATCCGACTTGGCCCTGGCTTCTTTTCTGGTGGAACGAAACGCCCGAGGCGAAGATGTGGATCTTCTCAAGCTCTTGACCTACGGCATAGGCCACTACACAGAACTGATCTCTTCCGATTCTCCAAGCGTCGAGCCGGAGCAGGATCTGGATGCTGAAGAGGTCGCCCAGATTTGTCTCAATTCCGGAATCAAGACAAAAACCATGGCCAAACTCCTTGTGGCTCAAGGAGAATTCGCGCAGGCGATAAAGATTTATGACGGCCTGCTTGAAGGAGTGGTCAACGAGGATGAACGAAATGAGTTGAACCTGCTGCGAGCCAACGCACACAAGGAATTGGGAAGCATGCCTGATCCGGAAGCTGAAAAAAATAACAAGCTTTTTTTCGTTTTGAATACCTTGGCCGATCGCCTGGAGCAGAAAACCGACCTGCAGTCCTCAAATGCCGATTGAAAGTTCGCGATGAAATTCTCTCTTGATTCTTTTTTGGCTCAACTATAGGTCCTTATATCTTTTCTTTTTTTGCATGAGTTTTCATTTGTTCGGCTCTATTTTATTCAATTCCAATCGATTCTGAGAGACTTTATGAAATTTATTATTCCAGTTTGTGTTTTGTTTCTACTTGTTGCGTGTAAGCCTGTTAAAGTTACACAACAGTACTACAATGATTATGTCAACCCAGTAGCAAGTATTGATTACGAAGACACTGTTTCTGCAAATATCCCTGCAGAATTATTGGATGATTATTATACTGTCGACAGCAAGATCGTTCGGTTGGCAAACCAGCTTGATCTTTTCGATTCACGGATTGATAGCGACATGATTGAAAATCAAAAATCAATTCATCCGTGGATCAAACAGATGGCGATTTTTGATCAGGACCAGCTTTTTATTTCCGGTGACGACACGCTCGGGTTTGATCCGCAAATCCGTGCAGAATTAGTGGGCTTGGCTCCTGAAAAAGACAGAAATTTTTTGTTTAAAAACAATCGACAATTTTTTATTCATGTAATTTCTATGCCTGACGGACAATATAAAGCGACCGTTGTTGAAATTGACATGGACATTCTTGCTGCTGAAATTCCAAATCATAGAACCGTGATAGCCATCGATGACCAGATTTGCGGACCAGCAATTGCTAATCTTCCCGAAGCATGCATAAACTTGAGAAATTCAACCAAATATTCTGGAAGTATTGAGATTGATGGTAATAACTGGTATTGGATCAGAAGCATGGGTTCTGACAACCTTGTATATTTATATCTGACTCAAGAGTAATTCGTATGCGTCAAGTAACTGTTGTTGAACATCTGCTCCTTCGTCAAAAAGAACGGCCCATGGCTTCCGGTCGCTTCACCAGATTGCTGACCGAGCTCATTCTGTCTGCGAAAATTATCGATCGTGAAGTTTCCAAAGCCGGTCTTCTTGATGTTCTTGGCGCCACCGGGGAGGTGAACATCCAAGGAGAGGTCGTTCAAAAACTGGATGATTTCGCCAACCAGGTGATCATTCGCAGAATGGAACGGGCCGGCGTGCTTTGTGCCATGGTCTCGGAGGAAAATGCCGATTTTATCGGGATTCCCCGGCAGTATCCCGTCGGTGATTATATCCTGATTTTTGATCCTCTTGACGGTTCGGCCAACATCGACGCCAACGTGAGCATCGGAACCATATTCAGCATTTATCGGCGCACGACCTTCGACCAGCAGGCCGTCAGCGTTGGCGAACTGCTTCAGAAGGGTTCGATGCAGGTTGCGGCGGGGTATATCATCTATGGTTCCTCCACGATGATGGTCTATACCGCCGGCAACGGTGTCCACGGCTTCACCCTTGACCCTAGCGTGGGTGAATTCCTCCTTTCGCATCCGGACATCAAAATACCGGAGCGTGGAAGAATCTACTCCGTCAATGAAGGGTATTTTTCGTATTGGGATGAGCCCACGAGAAATATCGTAAATTATTTCAAATCAAATGATAGCGCCACAGGCCGCCCATACAGTTCGCGTTATATCGGGTCCCTGGTTTCCGATTTTCATAGGAATCTGATTTACGGCGGAATTTTCATGTACCCCGCCGACTCTCGTGATTTGCGCAAACCTTCGGGCAAGCTTCGTCTCATGTGTGAAGCCGCCCCCATGGCCATGATCGCCGAGCAGGCGGGGGGGCTTGCGACGGATGGAAAGCAACGCATCCTGGACATTGAGCCGCAGGAATTGCATCAGCGCGTGCCCTTGTTCATCGGATCGAAATCCGACGTCGAGGTTGTCCTCAAGTTCTATGCAGATGCCGCCAAAAGCTAGGAAATTCCTTTGCCTCCAGCATTTTTCAAAGACGTGCGCAGATGATTTGTCTTGGTATTGAAACGTCCTGTGACGAAACATCCGTAGCACTCTGGGACGACGGTCATCTCGTCACCGATCTTGTGCATACGCAGATACCTATGCATTCGGTTTTTGGCGGGGTCGTGCCGGAATTGGCATCGCGGGAACACCTGCGCCTGCTGGACGGACTTGTCTCATCCGTGCTGCAGAGCGCAGAGCGGCCTGCGGGGCAGGGGATCGACCTGATCGCCGTCACGCGCGGGCCAGGCCTGCTGGGCGCGCTTTTGGTGGGTATCTCCTATGCCAAGTCACTGTCCTTGTCGCTGGGGGTTCCCGTCATCGGGGTCAATCACCTCTATGCGCATCTGCTGGCCTGCGATTTTACCGAGCCTATCGAGTACCCGGCGCTTGGCGTCCTTGTTTCCGGAGGACACACGCATATCTACGAAATGCCCGCGCCCTGCGAGTTCAACCTGCTCGGAAAAACGCTTGATGACGCTGCGGGCGAAGCGTTCGACAAGATTGCAAAACTTTTGAATCTTCCCTATCCTGGTGGTAAGTATATAGACATTCTGGCCCGGCTCGGAACGGCAGATCCGCGTCTTTTTTCGAAGCCTTACCTGCAAAACGATAATTGCGATTTCAGCTTCAGCGGACTCAAGACCGCTGTTGCCCAATATGTGCACAAAAAATCTTTTGCCGCCATTGACTACGCCGCCTTCGACGTGGAATTGATTCCACAGGAAATAAAGGATCTTTGCGCCACGGTGAATGAGACGATTGTCGAGACCTTGCTCGAAAAGACCAGGCGGGCCGTGGCGCGCTGCCATGACGTCAAGACATTGTGCCTGGCCGGCGGGGTAGCCGCCAACAGCCATCTTCGGCATAAATTCTCCGCATTTGCCCATGCCAGGGGATTCAAATTTTTAGCTCCCGCGCAAAACTATTGTGGTGATAATGCGGCTATGATAGCGTACGCAGGAGTTCAGTGGGCAAAAAAGGGTCTCATGAGTTCCATGGATTTTGAGGCTGTCCCACGGGGAAAGATTGTTCCCAATGATTTTATTGTAAACCCTTTCTTCAAGGAGTGAATAATGGCTGCACAAGTGAACGATGCCGGATTTGAAGCGGAAGTTTTGAAAGGTGATCTTCCTGTATTGGTGGATTTTTGGGCACCGTGGTGCGGACCGTGCAGGGCTATCGCTCCTGTAATTGAAGAATTGACTCAGGAATTCGAGGGCAAGGTCAAAATCGTAAAGATGAATGTTGACGAAAACCCCGGCACTCCGAGCAAATATGGCATCCGCGCCATTCCCACCTTGATTCTCTTCAAGAATGGCGAAGTTGTTGAGCAGGTCACCGGAGCTGTCTC is a genomic window of Desulfomicrobium baculatum DSM 4028 containing:
- a CDS encoding tetratricopeptide repeat protein; translation: MNDTLHLFDELLEHDSGSKIFFPLARLYRKQGHTQRAIEIVQKGIEHHPDYLEAQLYLIELLSEVGDTSAAENKAFGVFSKLLSYEKFWVSLRAHYAKSQRSDLALASFLVERNARGEDVDLLKLLTYGIGHYTELISSDSPSVEPEQDLDAEEVAQICLNSGIKTKTMAKLLVAQGEFAQAIKIYDGLLEGVVNEDERNELNLLRANAHKELGSMPDPEAEKNNKLFFVLNTLADRLEQKTDLQSSNAD
- a CDS encoding zinc-ribbon domain-containing protein, whose translation is MDITCSHCKSSFVIPDDRIPETKKFKLNCPKCREPIVVDQESADEKIAAPEHFPHDATVAFLFVKNKKLAERIGLFLKSRGIFVSETTLIHEALDKVRINYYNILILEESEQAKAILGVVRKWNGLRRRDVNIILVEAACKSLHSNEAFFRGVNSVISEADNERIENILDLALGEFKSYSEPWAVAAKRLHMKG
- the trxA gene encoding thioredoxin, whose amino-acid sequence is MAAQVNDAGFEAEVLKGDLPVLVDFWAPWCGPCRAIAPVIEELTQEFEGKVKIVKMNVDENPGTPSKYGIRAIPTLILFKNGEVVEQVTGAVSKASLKQMLSDKVL
- the fbp gene encoding class 1 fructose-bisphosphatase; this translates as MRQVTVVEHLLLRQKERPMASGRFTRLLTELILSAKIIDREVSKAGLLDVLGATGEVNIQGEVVQKLDDFANQVIIRRMERAGVLCAMVSEENADFIGIPRQYPVGDYILIFDPLDGSANIDANVSIGTIFSIYRRTTFDQQAVSVGELLQKGSMQVAAGYIIYGSSTMMVYTAGNGVHGFTLDPSVGEFLLSHPDIKIPERGRIYSVNEGYFSYWDEPTRNIVNYFKSNDSATGRPYSSRYIGSLVSDFHRNLIYGGIFMYPADSRDLRKPSGKLRLMCEAAPMAMIAEQAGGLATDGKQRILDIEPQELHQRVPLFIGSKSDVEVVLKFYADAAKS
- the tsaD gene encoding tRNA (adenosine(37)-N6)-threonylcarbamoyltransferase complex transferase subunit TsaD, which encodes MICLGIETSCDETSVALWDDGHLVTDLVHTQIPMHSVFGGVVPELASREHLRLLDGLVSSVLQSAERPAGQGIDLIAVTRGPGLLGALLVGISYAKSLSLSLGVPVIGVNHLYAHLLACDFTEPIEYPALGVLVSGGHTHIYEMPAPCEFNLLGKTLDDAAGEAFDKIAKLLNLPYPGGKYIDILARLGTADPRLFSKPYLQNDNCDFSFSGLKTAVAQYVHKKSFAAIDYAAFDVELIPQEIKDLCATVNETIVETLLEKTRRAVARCHDVKTLCLAGGVAANSHLRHKFSAFAHARGFKFLAPAQNYCGDNAAMIAYAGVQWAKKGLMSSMDFEAVPRGKIVPNDFIVNPFFKE
- a CDS encoding FtsB family cell division protein; protein product: MIHGKKQIFLFLLCVVNIFLVFKIFDDDSGLPVYKDLKIKIDGVQEKIDDVDLRNRQISSEIRILKKNDQYVNRLIKRELFYVADNELMYILK